From Synoicihabitans lomoniglobus, the proteins below share one genomic window:
- a CDS encoding FkbM family methyltransferase: MHRAFRDLHGLRFLQIGANDGQRNDPIFSFIRAFGWHGTLVEPNLDFVVKLESLHRRAPRIRIVPAAIAEGRATRPFYRIDASIPGLPNFAQGLATLDYNRILTACRDLGLSDSGIVQDMIDVIVWSDLDPESRLAETEVLVIDAEGYDLTLLRLWDWQRVRPPIVHFEHACADPAEYRHFLGELSGYGYDYVVEGDNTTAFLPLH; this comes from the coding sequence ATGCATCGCGCCTTTCGCGACCTACACGGGCTCCGATTCCTCCAAATCGGCGCCAATGACGGACAACGCAACGACCCGATATTCTCCTTCATTCGCGCCTTCGGTTGGCACGGCACCCTCGTCGAGCCCAATCTCGATTTCGTTGTGAAACTGGAGTCGCTACACCGTCGCGCCCCGCGCATACGAATTGTCCCCGCCGCCATCGCAGAAGGCAGAGCCACACGCCCCTTCTACCGCATCGACGCCTCCATCCCCGGGTTGCCGAACTTCGCCCAGGGCCTCGCCACCCTGGACTATAACCGCATACTGACCGCTTGCCGTGATCTGGGACTCTCCGACTCCGGTATTGTGCAAGACATGATCGACGTCATCGTCTGGTCCGATCTCGATCCGGAATCGCGTCTCGCCGAAACCGAGGTGCTCGTCATCGACGCCGAAGGCTACGATCTCACGCTTCTCCGCCTCTGGGACTGGCAACGGGTTCGCCCTCCAATCGTTCATTTCGAACACGCCTGCGCCGACCCCGCCGAATATCGACACTTCCTCGGGGAACTGAGCGGCTACGGCTACGATTATGTCGTCGAGGGTGATAACACCACCGCCTTCCTCCCACTCCACTAG
- a CDS encoding glycosyltransferase family 4 protein, with the protein MRTLLLAPAVFASEGGIERMMRLYLKALCEIADAEGGEVGLAALNDTPPTSSQPKDYASKSLVKQLAGRGKRLSFSLRFLLLAHRFDLIICGHVNLLPLAAICQKLAPSLRVALVAHGIELWKPWSKSRSKMARRISILAVSEHTRQRVQSACPTLTDQQMHVLPNCLDPLRPETSLPATQTGSIVALTRLSHADRYKGVDQLIEALPLIQKNIPAARLRVIGQGDDRARLEELANRVAPGAVEFTGFLPDDELAHHLGSAQLFALPSRDEGFGLVYLEALALGVPCVAANAGAAPELVVPEVGELAGWGDREALATACCRVMQQNWSRAALQTYSKHFSFEIFRDRLKPLLASI; encoded by the coding sequence ATGAGAACGCTGCTACTCGCCCCGGCCGTTTTCGCATCCGAAGGTGGTATCGAACGCATGATGCGGCTATACCTGAAAGCGTTGTGCGAGATCGCCGACGCCGAAGGCGGCGAAGTGGGACTGGCAGCGTTAAACGATACGCCGCCAACTTCGAGCCAACCGAAAGACTACGCCTCGAAATCGCTGGTCAAACAGTTGGCTGGCAGAGGCAAGCGCCTGAGTTTTTCACTGAGGTTTCTGCTATTGGCCCACCGCTTCGATCTCATCATTTGCGGTCACGTTAATCTGTTGCCACTGGCTGCGATTTGTCAGAAACTAGCACCGTCCTTACGGGTAGCATTGGTCGCCCACGGCATCGAATTATGGAAACCTTGGTCCAAGTCCCGGAGCAAAATGGCCCGACGGATCAGCATACTGGCAGTAAGCGAACACACGCGACAACGCGTGCAATCTGCCTGCCCGACATTGACCGACCAGCAGATGCATGTTCTGCCGAATTGCCTCGATCCTTTACGGCCAGAGACCTCGCTGCCCGCTACACAAACGGGGTCAATCGTCGCACTCACACGACTCTCCCACGCGGACCGCTACAAAGGTGTCGATCAACTGATTGAAGCGCTTCCGTTGATTCAGAAAAACATTCCTGCTGCAAGGCTTCGAGTCATCGGTCAAGGCGACGATCGTGCTCGATTGGAAGAGCTGGCCAACCGGGTCGCGCCCGGCGCGGTCGAGTTTACCGGGTTCCTGCCCGACGACGAATTGGCGCATCACCTCGGATCGGCCCAACTGTTCGCCCTCCCCAGTCGCGACGAAGGATTCGGACTCGTCTATCTGGAGGCCTTGGCTCTCGGCGTGCCTTGTGTCGCTGCCAACGCCGGGGCCGCTCCCGAACTCGTCGTGCCAGAAGTCGGCGAGCTAGCAGGTTGGGGTGACCGGGAAGCGTTGGCCACGGCATGCTGCCGCGTGATGCAGCAAAATTGGTCACGCGCCGCGCTCCAAACTTACAGTAAACATTTCTCATTCGAAATATTCCGTGATCGGCTCAAGCCTCTGCTTGCATCCATCTAA
- a CDS encoding sulfotransferase, with translation MPSVPRVVIVLGPYRSGTSLTARIISDLGADFGPAEGLIPADERNPSGYLERDVVNDANRDFIASTNGTLENPGDPGNLLAHGDRSHLLGTDLAWLHAAPLAGIKDPRMCATLAAWFDAGLLAPATTLVVHITRDLESTLQSALKHDHVAAYADRDPTRLRAMIERYAAAALWQLKRFPAPRIDIAYEDLLAQPVESTTRLAHSLGVTCPLIIRRAAANIGRDRARASLHMRRRFIALRFRLGNWKSALLRRRPPSA, from the coding sequence ATGCCTTCCGTCCCTCGCGTCGTCATCGTCCTCGGTCCGTATCGCTCAGGCACGTCGCTCACCGCCCGAATAATCTCTGATCTAGGTGCCGACTTCGGCCCAGCGGAAGGACTCATTCCCGCCGACGAACGTAACCCTTCCGGTTATCTGGAACGCGATGTCGTCAACGACGCAAATCGCGATTTCATCGCTTCCACCAACGGCACCTTGGAAAACCCCGGCGACCCCGGAAATCTACTCGCCCACGGCGATCGCTCCCACCTGCTCGGGACCGACCTCGCATGGCTCCACGCCGCGCCTCTCGCCGGCATCAAGGATCCCCGTATGTGCGCCACCTTGGCCGCCTGGTTTGACGCCGGACTTCTCGCCCCCGCCACCACCCTCGTGGTCCACATCACCCGCGACCTCGAGAGCACCCTCCAAAGCGCTCTGAAACACGATCACGTGGCCGCCTACGCCGACCGGGACCCCACGCGCCTCCGAGCCATGATCGAGCGCTACGCCGCCGCAGCCCTTTGGCAACTCAAACGATTCCCCGCTCCCCGTATAGATATCGCCTACGAGGACTTGCTCGCCCAGCCCGTGGAAAGCACCACCCGCCTCGCACACTCCCTCGGCGTCACCTGCCCTCTAATCATCCGCCGCGCCGCCGCCAACATAGGCCGAGACCGCGCACGCGCCTCCCTCCACATGCGCCGACGATTTATAGCTCTCCGCTTCCGCCTGGGAAACTGGAAAAGCGCTCTGCTCCGCCGCCGCCCTCCGTCCGCGTGA
- a CDS encoding ABC transporter permease, with the protein MSSSPEALIIEAGRAERHYWRDLWRFRELLGFLAWRDVKVRYKQATLGIAWALIQPAVTTTIFVFVFGRLAKMPDGGVPYPVLVLSGLMAWQLFSASLSGSSGSLVSNASLISKIYFPRLIVPLSSLGVALIDFTVVFGLFFAVSAWFGHWPTWHWLVLPVFIFMALAAALGLGLWMTALTVKYRDFRFIVPFILQIGIFVSPVGYRTDFFPNWRALMALNPLTSVIDGFRWCLLGGQQDLSLPSLATSSAVIAIAVFGGLWFFRKTEKKFADVI; encoded by the coding sequence GTGTCCTCCTCACCTGAAGCACTGATCATCGAAGCCGGACGCGCCGAGCGGCACTACTGGCGAGACCTTTGGCGTTTCCGAGAACTACTGGGTTTCCTAGCCTGGCGCGACGTTAAGGTGCGCTACAAACAAGCAACGCTGGGCATTGCCTGGGCTCTGATTCAACCTGCCGTCACCACGACTATCTTCGTTTTCGTATTCGGACGGTTGGCGAAGATGCCTGACGGCGGGGTGCCGTATCCAGTGCTCGTGCTTTCTGGTTTGATGGCCTGGCAACTGTTCTCCGCCTCGCTCTCCGGCTCAAGCGGCAGTCTGGTCAGCAACGCCAGCCTTATTTCAAAAATATATTTTCCGCGCCTGATTGTGCCGCTTTCTTCGCTCGGGGTTGCCCTGATTGATTTCACCGTCGTATTCGGACTCTTCTTCGCGGTCTCGGCATGGTTTGGCCATTGGCCGACGTGGCATTGGCTGGTGTTACCCGTATTCATTTTCATGGCCTTGGCGGCCGCGCTTGGACTCGGTCTCTGGATGACGGCGTTGACCGTGAAGTATCGGGACTTTCGCTTCATCGTGCCCTTTATCCTGCAAATCGGCATCTTCGTATCCCCAGTGGGATACCGCACCGACTTCTTCCCGAACTGGCGCGCGCTTATGGCTCTCAATCCTCTGACCAGCGTGATCGACGGTTTCCGCTGGTGCCTCCTTGGAGGCCAGCAGGACCTCTCACTACCCAGTCTCGCGACCTCCTCCGCCGTCATCGCCATCGCCGTGTTCGGCGGGCTGTGGTTCTTCCGCAAAACCGAAAAGAAATTCGCCGACGTCATATGA
- a CDS encoding polysaccharide ABC transporter ATP-binding protein, with protein MSSSSPAITVEGLSKRYVIGHEVRHDTLRDAISHGVGGLWSRFRRKRMEQEEFWALRDINFTVQPGEVVGIIGRNGAGKSTLLKILSRITEPTTGLIQLNGRVASLLEVGTGFHPELSGRENIFLNGAILGMSRAEIRQKFDEIVAFAEVERFLDTPVKRYSSGMYVRLAFAVAAHLEPEILIVDEVLAVGDTQFQKKCLGKMQDVSSNQGRTVLFVSHNLASIRQLCHRGLFLQNGRLRLDDESSVVLRHYQSSETPPVTNVSVPEHLTNVGSLLELATETADGRRPAALPFAEPWRIRVRYRLERPFQRCVVSIGLRKSGGSSVQTAWSLPVAQAAGDYETVFTQDRVTFEADSYIVSASLSENDQTLHRLPGLRFEIEANPSPTSDGYYPRTTGVGVVLNSTSVETRSL; from the coding sequence ATGAGTTCATCCAGCCCGGCTATCACCGTCGAAGGCCTGTCCAAACGCTACGTCATCGGTCACGAAGTTCGCCATGACACCCTGCGCGACGCCATTTCTCACGGCGTTGGCGGGCTCTGGTCGCGGTTCCGGCGGAAGCGGATGGAGCAGGAAGAGTTCTGGGCCCTGCGCGACATCAACTTCACCGTGCAGCCTGGTGAAGTCGTTGGTATCATCGGGCGCAACGGTGCCGGCAAGAGCACCCTATTAAAGATCCTTTCGCGTATCACCGAACCCACTACGGGACTCATCCAACTCAACGGTCGCGTGGCCAGCTTGCTGGAAGTCGGCACCGGTTTTCATCCCGAGTTAAGCGGTCGGGAAAACATTTTCCTCAACGGGGCCATCCTCGGCATGAGTCGCGCCGAGATCCGCCAAAAATTCGATGAGATTGTCGCCTTCGCCGAGGTGGAACGGTTTCTCGACACGCCGGTGAAACGCTACAGTAGCGGCATGTATGTCCGCCTCGCCTTCGCCGTCGCCGCCCACCTCGAACCCGAAATCCTCATCGTCGACGAGGTGCTCGCGGTGGGCGACACGCAGTTCCAAAAGAAGTGCCTAGGGAAAATGCAGGACGTATCCTCTAATCAAGGCCGCACCGTGCTGTTCGTCAGCCACAACCTCGCTTCGATACGCCAGCTTTGCCACCGCGGTCTTTTCCTCCAAAACGGCCGCCTCCGGCTGGACGACGAAAGCTCGGTGGTCCTTCGCCACTATCAAAGCTCCGAAACCCCGCCGGTGACCAACGTATCCGTTCCCGAACACCTTACAAACGTGGGTAGCCTCCTCGAACTCGCGACCGAGACCGCCGACGGCAGACGACCCGCAGCCCTTCCCTTCGCCGAGCCATGGCGCATTCGCGTGCGCTACCGACTCGAACGCCCTTTTCAACGTTGCGTCGTCAGTATCGGCCTGCGGAAAAGTGGCGGTAGCTCCGTTCAAACCGCGTGGTCTTTGCCGGTGGCCCAAGCCGCCGGCGACTACGAAACCGTCTTCACCCAGGATCGAGTCACCTTCGAGGCGGACAGCTATATCGTCAGTGCCAGCCTCAGCGAAAACGACCAAACTCTTCATCGCCTGCCCGGCTTGCGCTTCGAAATCGAGGCGAATCCATCACCGACCTCCGATGGGTATTATCCGCGCACTACCGGAGTAGGAGTGGTTCTCAACTCGACCTCGGTCGAGACCCGCAGTCTCTAA
- a CDS encoding alpha-1,2-fucosyltransferase — MIITRLSGGLGNQMFQYAAGLALAAHHRTTLRLDVTRYHLDPEREPHNRYALAALNVGQHFAAAAEIEHVRGRRLSRSERLFLRLACLARLHFIRDRLTFVGHWHREPTRRHFPGFFEWPAPAYLDGMWQSPAYFAPIEDLIRQHFTLRYPLGEEARAIAADISSPGPTAFVHFRRGDYARNPIFAKTIGVLGVDYYRRAIEELRRAHPGVRLYVFSDEPSSIAAVFPSGFRFRIIHLAGGWRAHEELYLMSLFPHAILSNSTFAWWGAWLHPGRDRTVIAPTPWLLDRPAALTDLIPPSWQTIPR; from the coding sequence ATGATCATCACCCGACTCAGCGGCGGCCTGGGCAACCAGATGTTCCAATATGCTGCCGGCCTCGCTCTCGCTGCCCATCACCGCACCACCCTCCGGCTCGACGTCACGCGTTATCACCTCGACCCGGAACGCGAGCCTCACAATCGCTACGCCCTCGCTGCCCTCAACGTCGGGCAACACTTCGCCGCCGCCGCCGAGATCGAGCACGTCCGCGGTCGGCGTCTTTCCCGTTCAGAACGGCTCTTCCTTCGCCTCGCCTGTCTCGCCCGCCTTCATTTTATCCGCGACCGTCTCACTTTTGTCGGCCATTGGCATCGAGAACCGACGCGTCGCCACTTTCCTGGTTTCTTCGAATGGCCGGCCCCCGCCTACCTCGACGGCATGTGGCAGAGTCCAGCCTATTTCGCCCCTATTGAAGACTTGATCCGACAACATTTTACTCTTCGCTACCCTCTTGGCGAAGAAGCCCGGGCGATCGCAGCCGACATCAGTTCCCCCGGCCCCACCGCCTTCGTCCACTTCCGGCGTGGCGATTATGCGCGAAATCCTATTTTCGCCAAGACCATTGGCGTCCTCGGTGTCGACTACTATCGGCGCGCCATCGAGGAATTGCGTCGGGCTCACCCCGGCGTCCGCCTTTATGTCTTTTCCGACGAGCCATCCTCGATCGCGGCTGTATTCCCCTCCGGCTTCCGATTTCGCATCATCCACCTGGCCGGGGGTTGGCGGGCCCACGAGGAGCTCTACCTAATGAGCCTCTTTCCCCACGCAATCCTTTCCAACAGCACCTTCGCCTGGTGGGGTGCTTGGCTCCACCCCGGGAGGGACCGCACCGTGATCGCACCAACGCCTTGGCTCCTCGACCGCCCGGCTGCGCTTACCGATCTTATTCCACCGTCTTGGCAAACCATTCCTCGCTAA